Part of the Pedobacter roseus genome is shown below.
CGGAAAATTGGAAAACTAGTGGTATAAAGCTTAATCTCGGAACCATAGATGATAACGATATCACTTATGTAAACGGTGTAAAAGTTGGCGAAACGGTTGGCTATAACGTTGGTAGAAGTTATACCATACCTTCGGATTTACTCAAACCGGGCGAAAATATCATTACTGTACGTGTTTTTGATAGCGGTGGCGGTGGCGGCATCTATGGCGATGCCAAAGATTTAAATGTAATAAATAATGCGGGAGAAAAAATTTCGCTTGCTGGAGACTGGAAATATAAAGTTGGGCTTAATTTTAATAACATCGGACCAAAACCTGCTGACGAAAGCGGTCCGAACCGGGCAACAGTGTTATACAATGCGATGATTCATCCTTTTATCCAGTTTTCTATTAAAGGCGCTATATGGTACCAGGGAGAAAGTAACGCCGATCGCGCTTACCAGTACCGCGAATTATTTCCACTCATGATCAAAGACTGGCGTCAAAAATGGGGGCAGGGTGATTTTCCATTTTATTTTGTTCAACTGGCTAATTATATGCAGGTAGATAATGCCCCCGTTGAATCGGCATGGGCAGAACTGAGAGAGGCTCAACAAAAAACACTTGCTTTGCCAAATACCGGAATGGCTACCATTATCGATATTGGCGATGCAAAAGATATCCATCCTAAAAATAAACAGGAAGTTGGGCGAAGGTTGGGTTTAATCGCACTGGCCAAAACTTATGGTCAAAAAAATAATTATTCAGGGCCGGTTTACCAATCGGCTAAAGTAGAAGGAAAACAGATCCGTTTAACTTTTAGCAATACCGAAAATGGATTAAAAGCAGCAGATGGTGCCGCGCTTACCGGTTTTGCTATTGCAGGTGCAGATAAGAAATTTCATTGGGCCAAAGCAAGCATCCTGGGCAATCAGGTTATCGTTAGCAGCGATCAGGTTGCAAATCCGGTTGCTGTTCGCTATGCATGGGGAAATAATCCTGTAGCAAATCTTATCGCTAACGATGGCCTTCCGGCATCGCCATTTAGAACGGATACCTGGCAAGGCATCACTTTCGGCAAAAAATAAATTTTAAAAAGACCTCTTTTCTAAAGCCCAACAATTTATCATATATAAATTGTTAGGCTTATGTTTTTTATGACGACTAAATTTTTGATTGCCAGGTTTTTAATTGTTTAATTAGATTTTTACTAAATCGTTTTATTATTCGGGCATATTTCTTAGTTTTATAGCAATAATGATCTAACCAATAATGCTTTTATGAAGAGAGTAGCAATCCCCTTATGTTTACTGATTTCCGGTTTATCCATCCCATATTTACAGGCACAAAGTTTAACCGAATTTAATAAAACACCATTAAAAAAAGAGGTTTATGTGCAGTTACCCATTGGTAGTATAAAAGCAAAAGGATGGTTGCTAAAACAGCTGGAGCAGCAGCGCGATGGTGCAACAGGAATGGCTGAAGAACTCTATCCGGAGAAAGATAACCTGGGTAAAAGTAACGATTGGCTTGGCGGAGATGGTAATAGCTGGGAACGGGTGCCTTACTACGTTAAAGGTTTAGTGGCTTTAGCTTATACTTTAGATGATGCTGCTTTAAAAGCAAAAGCACAAAAATACATCGATTGGACCTTAAATAGCCAGCAGCCTAATGGTTTGTTCGGTCCGCCAAAAATGAAAGACTGGTGGCCGCGTATGCCTATGATGTATGCTTTACAGAGTTATTACGAGGCTACAAATGATAAAAGGGTAATTCCTTTCCTTTCCAGGTATTTTAAGTATGAACTGGCTAATCTCGATGCCGATCCTTTAAAAGAATGGGGCAAGGCAAGGGCTGGTGATAATATGGAAATTGCCATCTGGCTTTATAACAAAACAGGAGACAAGGACCTGCTAAAACTGGTCGAAAAATTAAAACAACAGGCTTATCCCTGGATTGATATTTATACCAATAACGAATTTTACTTTTATGGCGATGATTTTCAGCCGAAACACATGGTTAACGTCGCCCAGGCCTTAAAATTTCCGGTTGTTTACGCACAATTGAACAATCTGCCTGCCAATCGTGATGCGCTTTTAAAAGGGATCCAACACATCATGCACGATCATGGTCAGCCGGAAGGTTTAGGCTCCGGAACTGAATTTCTTGCAGGCACCAGCAGTATAGAAGGCGTCGAAACCTGTACTGTGGTAGAATGGATGCAGAGTTTAGAAACCGCTGCAAAGGTTATCCATGAAGCTAAAATAGGCGATCAGCTCGAAAAAGTCGCATTTAATGCCTTGCCGGCGCAGTTTAGCAGAGATTTTAAAAATCATTCTTATTATACCTTGCCCAATCAGGTGCAAAGCATATATGGCGATCATGGTTTTAATCAGGATTACAGTTCTGGCACCGTTTCGAGCCCGTATTCCGGTTTTGGATGCTGCCGCTACAATATGCACATGGGCTGGCCTTATTTTGTGAAAAGCAGTGTGATGGCTACGCCAGATCGCGGACTTGCTGTAATTACTTATGGACCAATGGAAATAGAAACTTTAGTAGCTGGAAACAAAAAGATAAAAATAACCGAGGAAACCAATTACCCTTTCGAAGAACAGATTAAGTTAAAAGTTGGTCTTGCCGTTTCAGCATCATTTCCTTTAATACTGAGAGTTCCTACCTGGAGCATTAAACCGACCATAAAATTAAATGGAAAAGAACTAAATGGGGTAAAACCCGGAGTCATGTTCACGATCAGCCGCGAGTGGAAAAATCAGGATCAACTGGAACTGAACTTCCCAATGGAAGTAACTATGCAAAAACAGGTAAATAATTCGGTAAGCGTAAGCCGCGGACCAATTGTATATGCATTAGAAATCGCGGCAGAAAATAAAACAACCAAAGCACATCCTGTTGCAGGTTTTACCGATTACGAAATCCACCCTACATCACCATGGAATTATGGCCTGTTATTAGCTAAAGACAATTTAAACAGCCTGGTTAAAGTTGAAAAGTCCGCTATGCCCGAAAACCCTTTTATTGCGGCTGCCTCTCCTGTAAAATTGAAGGTTCAGGCCAGGAAAATCCCATCCTGGGGGTTAGCATATAACAAAGTATCTGCTTTTGATGTGCCTTTTAGTCCGGTTGCTTCTAACGAAAAAGACGAAGAAATTACTTTAGTCCCTTACGGCTCTGAAAATATCCGCCTGAGTTGTTTTCCGGTAATTGGTGAGCCTAAAAAAATAAGTAAAAACCTGACTGAAAATTTTGACCAGGGAA
Proteins encoded:
- a CDS encoding sialate O-acetylesterase, giving the protein MSIPRLKSIYLITLLLFSFQFLQAKILLPSVFSDNMVLQQKTNAAIWGKATAGKAVKINVSWNKINYGAIADVNGNWKIKVATPGYGGPYTITISDGELLVLNNVLIGDVWICSGQSNMEMPLAGWGKISNYEKEIADAKFPNIRLLQVEHITSNVALNDAKVTNNGWQECSPKYIAEFSSTAYFFAREVYQKTKIPIGLIHTSWGGTIAEAWTSAESLKKMSDFSAAVDKIQQAAKNTSTTSYDEKVASWVKMTTEKDSGYQAGQLKWATAETTDWKSMTLPTLWEEAALKNFDGILWFSRKVSVPENWKTSGIKLNLGTIDDNDITYVNGVKVGETVGYNVGRSYTIPSDLLKPGENIITVRVFDSGGGGGIYGDAKDLNVINNAGEKISLAGDWKYKVGLNFNNIGPKPADESGPNRATVLYNAMIHPFIQFSIKGAIWYQGESNADRAYQYRELFPLMIKDWRQKWGQGDFPFYFVQLANYMQVDNAPVESAWAELREAQQKTLALPNTGMATIIDIGDAKDIHPKNKQEVGRRLGLIALAKTYGQKNNYSGPVYQSAKVEGKQIRLTFSNTENGLKAADGAALTGFAIAGADKKFHWAKASILGNQVIVSSDQVANPVAVRYAWGNNPVANLIANDGLPASPFRTDTWQGITFGKK
- a CDS encoding beta-L-arabinofuranosidase domain-containing protein; this translates as MKRVAIPLCLLISGLSIPYLQAQSLTEFNKTPLKKEVYVQLPIGSIKAKGWLLKQLEQQRDGATGMAEELYPEKDNLGKSNDWLGGDGNSWERVPYYVKGLVALAYTLDDAALKAKAQKYIDWTLNSQQPNGLFGPPKMKDWWPRMPMMYALQSYYEATNDKRVIPFLSRYFKYELANLDADPLKEWGKARAGDNMEIAIWLYNKTGDKDLLKLVEKLKQQAYPWIDIYTNNEFYFYGDDFQPKHMVNVAQALKFPVVYAQLNNLPANRDALLKGIQHIMHDHGQPEGLGSGTEFLAGTSSIEGVETCTVVEWMQSLETAAKVIHEAKIGDQLEKVAFNALPAQFSRDFKNHSYYTLPNQVQSIYGDHGFNQDYSSGTVSSPYSGFGCCRYNMHMGWPYFVKSSVMATPDRGLAVITYGPMEIETLVAGNKKIKITEETNYPFEEQIKLKVGLAVSASFPLILRVPTWSIKPTIKLNGKELNGVKPGVMFTISREWKNQDQLELNFPMEVTMQKQVNNSVSVSRGPIVYALEIAAENKTTKAHPVAGFTDYEIHPTSPWNYGLLLAKDNLNSLVKVEKSAMPENPFIAAASPVKLKVQARKIPSWGLAYNKVSAFDVPFSPVASNEKDEEITLVPYGSENIRLSCFPVIGEPKKISKNLTENFDQGMATDWVFYGGGWFWKNGQVNSASNAGSGGYGINGSKYVANGTDFKDFTYQADVKINTAGDAGLMFRVSNPAIGPDAYQGYYVGLNQVDGTVLLGKASDQKWIVLSYTKYPVEMNKIYNLKIVAKGDKFDIFINGSTKAILSASDSQYQSGSIGLRAYKALASFDSVKINAF